The genomic stretch CGAGACGATCAGCTCGTTCGAGGACCGGGTGTCGGTGGTGGTGGCGATGTGCGAGCGCGGACACGCCGGAAAAATGGTCTTAGGTCATGACTCGTACTGCTTCAACGACCGGTTCGACGCCGACGTCGTACGGCGCCGCCACCCGAACTATCACCTTCTCCACATCTCCCGCGACGTAGTGCCCGAGCTCCGCAAGAGAGGCGTCACGGACGACCAGATCCACCAGATGCTCGTCTACAACCCGCGGAGGATCTTCGCATGACCTACGACATCGAGGACTTCGACGTCGGTGCGGACTGGCACGTCGCCGATCCGTACCCGTTCCTCGCCCGGCTCCGCGAGGAGTCGCCGGTGTTCTGGAGCGAGCACCTCCAGGCGTACGTCCTGACCCGCTACGCCGACGTGCGGGCGGCCTACGGCGATCCGCGGCGTTTCTCCTCCAAGGGCTCACTGACGATCTCCCGCAGCCTGACCACCGCGACGAGGGAGAAGCTGGGCGAGGACGACTCGTTCCTGTCCAGCTTCGTGGCGAACGTCGACCCGCCCGACCACACCAGGTTGCGCAGGTCGGTGTCCAGGGCGTTCACGCCGCGTGCCGTCGCCGCCATGGAGGAGACGTTCCGGACGCTCAACGAGGACCTCCTCGACCGGATCGTGCCGCAGGGCGGGGCCGACTTCGTCGCCGAGATCGGGCACGAGCCGTCGATCAAGCTGACCGCCCGCTTCATCGGGGTCCCCGAGTCCGACGAGGCGTTCGTGCAGGCGCACGTCAAGGACTGGTTCCAGCTCTTCCTGTCGCCGCAGCCGCCGGAGCGCCAGCTGGAGCTCGCCGACAGCTTCCTGACCTATCTCGACTACGTGGACCGCCTGGTGGCGGCCCGGGCCAAGGATCCGCAGGACGACTTCACCTCGCTGATGACCTCGCTGATCGGGGACGAGCTGACCCACAGGGAGGTGGTCGAGCTGATCTCCACGATTCTGCTCGGCGGCAACGACACCGTGCCGAACCAGCTCGGCAACACCGTCCTGCGCCTGCTCAGGGAGGACGCCTGGCCGGTGCCGCCGGAGCAGGTCGCGAACGCGGCGGAGGAGTGCATGCGCATCGACGGCGCCTCGCTCGGCTCCTTCCGCTACGCCGCGACCGACGTGTCCCTGCACGGCGTGACGATCCCGGCCGGCTCGCTCGTCCTGTTGTCCACCGACTCCGCCGCGCACGACGAGACCGTCTTCCCCGACCCCGAACGTTTCTGGATCGACCGCCCGAACGCCGCCGACCACATGGTCTTCGGCTATGGGATCCACTTCTGCGTGGGCGCCGCGCTCGGCCGGCTCCAGTTACGCGCCGCGCTCGACGTGCTCGGACGCCGCCTCCCCAGCCTGCGGCTCGTTCCCGGCCGGCCGGTCGCCTTCAGGAAGTCGATCGTCGGCCGCGGCCTGACCTCGCTGCGGGTGGCGTGGTGACCGGCCGCTTCTACGGTCGCGTCGCCCTGGTGACCGGGGCCGGATCCGGGATCGGCGCGGCGTGCGCGACCCGGCTGGCCGCCGAGGGCGCCTGTGTGGGCGTGCTCGACCTGCGCGCGGCCGGCGCCAAGGCCACGGCCGCCGCCATCCGCGCCCACGGCGGCACGGCCATGGCGCTGACCTGCGACGTGTCCGACGAGAAGCAGGTGGAGGAGGCGGTCGGCGCCATGGTGGCGTCGTTCGGCCGGGTGGACGTCCTGCACGCCAACGCCGCCGCGTTCGGCCCCGAGGTCTACGGCCGTGACCGCGAGATCGACACGCTCGACGTGGGCGTCTGGGACCGCACCATGGAGGTCAACCTGCGCGGCGCCATGCTCATGGTCAAGCACGCGGTCCCCGTCATGCCCGACGGCGGCGCCATTGTGCTCATGTCGTCGGTGTCCGCCCTGGTCGGCGACACGGTGCACGCCGCGTACGGGGCCTCCAAGTCGGCTCTGATCGGCTTCACCCGCTACGTCGCCACCGCGTACGGCGCCCGCGGCATCCGCTGCAACGCCGTCGCCCCCGCCCTCGTGATGACGCCCGCCGCCCAGCGTGCCCTCACGCAGGAGCAGCTCGCCGACAAGGCCGCCGAACGCCTGCTCCCGTGGCCGTGCACGATGGACGACGTGGCGAGCCTGGTGACGTTCCTGGCCTCCGACGACAGTCGCTGCGTCACCGGCCAGACCCTCGTCATCGACTCGGGCACCCTGGCCCACCGGCCCCAGCACGCCGTCCAGAGGTGGCGCGACCAGCAGTGAGGCCGGTGGGCGGGCCGGATCAGTGGAGCGGCCGGCCGCTCGGGGACCGGGGCACGTGCTCGGCCTGGGCGGAGACGGGCGGCTGCGTCGGGTACTCGGGGGAGGCCGAGCCGATCAGCGAAATAACCGGAACGCCGCCGATTTCCTCCTCAAGGAGGAGGCCTTGATCGGGCCAAGTGCGGGATGTATGCCCAATAGGGTGACCTTGGGAGGTTTCATGGAGCCGGTGGCGGTCGGGTTGATCGGGGCGGGGCCGTGGGCCCGGATGGCGCACGCGCCCATGCTGGCCAAGGGGCCGCACACGCGGCTGGCCGGCGTGTGGGCCCGGCGCCCCGAGGCGGCCGCGGAGCTCGGCGTGCCTGTGTTCGAGCGGATCGAGGAGCTGTTCGACGTCTGCGAGGCCGTGGCGTTCTGCGTGCCGCCCGCCGTGCAGGCCGAGCTCGGCGTCCGCGCCGCCCGCGCCGGCAAGGCGCTGCTGCTGGAGAAACCCCTGGCGGACTCCCTCGAGAGGGCGCAAAGGCTGGCCGGCGCCGTCGCGGAGGCGGGCGTGGCCTCCCAGATGGTCCTCACCCTGCGGTACGCCGTCCAGACCCGCACCTTCCTCGCCCGCTGCCGCGAGATCCAGCCGTTCGGCGGCCACGCCGCCAACATCTCCGGCGCCCTCCTCGGCGACCACCCCTTCGCCACGCCGTGGCGGCTGGAGAGCGGCGCGCTGCTCGACGTCGGCCCGCACGTGATCGACCTGCTGGACGCCGCGCTCGGCCCGGTGACCGGCGTGCGCGCGCACGGCCGCTCGCTCGGCTGGACCGGCCTGCTGCTCGAGCACGAGGGCGGCGCGGTCTCCGAGGCGTCGCTGTGCATGGCCGCCGTCGGCGACCTGCCGCCCGCCACGTTCGCCGTGTACGGCCGCACCGGCAACGCCGTCCTGCTGCCGTTCGACGACGACCCCATGGACATGATCGCCGAGGAGTTCGCCACGACCGTGCGGAACGGCGGCGGCCACCCCCTCGACGCCGCCCACGGGCTCAGGCTGCAGCGGATCATCGCCGAGGCGGAGACCCAACTCGCCCCTTGACGGTGGCGGGATTCAGGACATTGATAGCGTTTGTCCGACGCGCAGTGCGCAGCGAAGTCCGGTGCGAGTCCGGCGCTGTCCCGCAACTGTCATAGCCAGGTCGCCTGCCTCTGCGCTGACGTCATCAACCCTCGTGGAAAAGGGTGATCCGTCGCTCATCGCGGGTCTCTCGGTTCCGACAGTGTGAAAGGACTTCTCGTGAGGCCCGTACGCACGGCCTTCGCGGGCGCGCTGCTGGGAACGCTGGTGCTGGCCGGATGCGGTCAGTCCGGCACCACAGCCACCCCCACCTCGGCCCCCGCCACCACCTCCGCTCCCGCCTCCGCCTCCGCCTCCGCGGACTTCCCCGTCACGATCGAGGCGGGCAACGGCAAGGTGACGCTCACCAAGAAGCCGGAGCGGATCGTCTCCCTCTCGGCCACCCACACCGAGACCCTGTTCGCCATCGGCGCGGGCCCGCAGGTCGTCGCGGTCGACAGCCAGTCGAACTACCCGGCCGAGGCCCCCAAGACCGACCTGTCCGGCTTCAAGCCGAACGTCGAGGCCATCGTGGCCCAGAAGCCCGACCTGGTCGTCGTCTCCGACGACCTCGACAAGGTCGTCGCCGAGCTCGGCAAGCTCAACGTGCCGGTCCTGCACCAGCCGGCCGCCACCAAGATCGACGAGGCGTACGAAGAGATCACCGAGCTCGGCGCGGCCACCGGCAACAAGGCCAAGGCCGAAGAGGTCGTCTCCGGCATGAAGACGGCCATGGACAAGCTGGCCGCCGAGGCGCCCAAGGACAAGAAGCTCAGCTACTACCACGAGCTCGACCAGACGCCGTACGCGGCGACCTCGC from Nonomuraea polychroma encodes the following:
- a CDS encoding SDR family NAD(P)-dependent oxidoreductase translates to MTGRFYGRVALVTGAGSGIGAACATRLAAEGACVGVLDLRAAGAKATAAAIRAHGGTAMALTCDVSDEKQVEEAVGAMVASFGRVDVLHANAAAFGPEVYGRDREIDTLDVGVWDRTMEVNLRGAMLMVKHAVPVMPDGGAIVLMSSVSALVGDTVHAAYGASKSALIGFTRYVATAYGARGIRCNAVAPALVMTPAAQRALTQEQLADKAAERLLPWPCTMDDVASLVTFLASDDSRCVTGQTLVIDSGTLAHRPQHAVQRWRDQQ
- a CDS encoding cytochrome P450, producing the protein MTYDIEDFDVGADWHVADPYPFLARLREESPVFWSEHLQAYVLTRYADVRAAYGDPRRFSSKGSLTISRSLTTATREKLGEDDSFLSSFVANVDPPDHTRLRRSVSRAFTPRAVAAMEETFRTLNEDLLDRIVPQGGADFVAEIGHEPSIKLTARFIGVPESDEAFVQAHVKDWFQLFLSPQPPERQLELADSFLTYLDYVDRLVAARAKDPQDDFTSLMTSLIGDELTHREVVELISTILLGGNDTVPNQLGNTVLRLLREDAWPVPPEQVANAAEECMRIDGASLGSFRYAATDVSLHGVTIPAGSLVLLSTDSAAHDETVFPDPERFWIDRPNAADHMVFGYGIHFCVGAALGRLQLRAALDVLGRRLPSLRLVPGRPVAFRKSIVGRGLTSLRVAW
- a CDS encoding ABC transporter substrate-binding protein — encoded protein: MRPVRTAFAGALLGTLVLAGCGQSGTTATPTSAPATTSAPASASASADFPVTIEAGNGKVTLTKKPERIVSLSATHTETLFAIGAGPQVVAVDSQSNYPAEAPKTDLSGFKPNVEAIVAQKPDLVVVSDDLDKVVAELGKLNVPVLHQPAATKIDEAYEEITELGAATGNKAKAEEVVSGMKTAMDKLAAEAPKDKKLSYYHELDQTPYAATSQTFIGQIYAMFGLTNIADKAPDAAGGYPKLSAEFVAQSDPDLIFLADVKCCRQSKETLAKRPGWANLSAIKNDRVIQLDDDIASRWGPRIVQLAETIGAAVKNGAS
- a CDS encoding Gfo/Idh/MocA family protein — translated: MEPVAVGLIGAGPWARMAHAPMLAKGPHTRLAGVWARRPEAAAELGVPVFERIEELFDVCEAVAFCVPPAVQAELGVRAARAGKALLLEKPLADSLERAQRLAGAVAEAGVASQMVLTLRYAVQTRTFLARCREIQPFGGHAANISGALLGDHPFATPWRLESGALLDVGPHVIDLLDAALGPVTGVRAHGRSLGWTGLLLEHEGGAVSEASLCMAAVGDLPPATFAVYGRTGNAVLLPFDDDPMDMIAEEFATTVRNGGGHPLDAAHGLRLQRIIAEAETQLAP